TGGTGAACAAGCGATCAGCTCCAAGCAAGTGAATGAGCCGGTCGATCGGGGTGTAAATCTTCAAAGATGTAAGCCAGGACAGAAAGCCTACCAACAGCAGTGAGGCGCCGCTGACAAACAGAATCAGCTTGGAAATGAATACCATCGGCTTCAGAATCGCACTGACAGGCGAAGCCGACACATATATCCACTCGGTGCCTATGCGGGATAAGATCCCGAAAGAGACCGCATACGTATTTCCTTCCCATTCGTACAGAAAGGAGTCCGACTCGATTCCCCGCTGGAGCACTTCATACTTCAAACTGTGCCGGAAGGAGCTTTCCGCGCTCGTGCCGGTACTGGGTAACAACACATCTCCGTCCGTCTGCATGAAGAATGTATCTCCGACATTATAAGGCGTCAGCGTATTTAACAGACTTGACAGTTTGCCCGTATCGAGACGAATCATGAGTGCTCCAATTGATTCCGGCTCGGCGGCCGGTATTTTATGAACCAGAACCAGATCCTGCTTTGCCGCTTCGTCCGGGCTCTTCGGCCGCTGTTTCGTCCAGAAAAGGAGTGTCGCATAGGAGAGCAGTTGATTATAACTGTCAATCGCAGCTTTGTCGGTTAGAATGTCGTATTCCGGACTTAGCAGGTAAGGCGCGGAACCGTTCACAAACAGCTCCACCCGGCTTGCCAGCGGACTCGAGCCCTGCATCACCTTTAAGGTTGTGATGATATCTCTGGTTGTTTCGAACTCCCTTCCGAAATTCATCGTTTTTAAGTCGCTGTTGAATTTCGGGTCGAGAGCCCAGTGAGCAATTGACGATTCGAGATGAAAAAATTGCTCGTCGATATGAGCGACTCTTTGCTGAATCTGGTTCTTATGAAGCTGAAGCAGCTCGTTCTCCAAACGAACGCCGGCGAACCAATAAATAACAGCGCCTACGATAAGACCCGGAATACTGGAGATGACCAGAATCAAAAGCAGACTCTTGCGGAAAAACCCTCTCTTTATCAATCACTAATACACCCCTCTGTCGATTGTGAAACCTATATGATGAGAAGTGCAGTGTAAGCGGTTTCTATACTTATTATATCTCACTTGCCATACTGCTCCTACTTAATTTGTCAATATTATCCTAAATCCGTGATCAAGATTCGCGAGATGCCAAGCTCCTTCACGCTTCGCGGCTCTTACCCGCCATTCTTGGAGATTTGCGTAGATCTGCGTGCAGCATCAAAATAAGCGAGGAGTATCTAGAATGGAATCAACCTGAAGTTAAATTTAAAGAAGCTATCCATTTTGGATAGCTTCTTTTTTTCAGGATAATAATTGGCATTTACAGCGGATTTAACAAGGATTGCTCTTTATTAATTTAAGCGCGCTGTTATTTAGCTAGTACTTGTGAAAGAAAATTGTTGGTCCGTACCGCCATTGTCTGTCCATTGGATCGTATCGGCTCCATTAGCTGTCGAACCATCGGTAATATCAAGCACCTTGCGGCTTTTGACGTTCATGATTTTGAAGTAGCCGTTACCGGTGGTGATAATCCGAAACTGCTGGTTTAATCCGCCGTTATCCGTATATTGGATATTATTCGCCCCATCTGCGCTTGAGCCGCTGCTAATGTCCATTATTTTGCCGCTGTTCCGGTTTTTAATCTTGTAGTAACGGCCGCCAACATCGATGAACTGCCAATGCTGGCTCGTCCAGCCGCCATCCGTGTACTGCTCAATTTGAGCACCATCAAGCGTTGAGCCGTTTGTAACTCCGAGAAGCTTGGCACTGTTGCGATTACTGATCTTATAAAAGCTCGTCGTATTAACCGGTTGGTTATTCGAGCCGGAGATCGCTCCCGTCGCCGTATCGATCGTCAACTCGTCGTACCAGTTCATCGAAAGTGTTGTACTTGTAGGGAAGGTGAGCGGCAGCCACACATATTCTGACGTGTTGACCGCTCCCCCCCATGCTCCCGCCCAACGGTCGCCCATATATAGATAAGAAGTAGTCGAGGAGCCTTCTACAGGAATTACGTAAGCAGATTGCGAGTTATACGTATTGGAATTGCTGAAGTTTGTCGGATTTGTCCAAGTTCCTTCTATACTGGATGCAGTCGCATATTTGGCCTGGTTCGGAGCCCAGCCCGTAGCGCCGGATGTAATGAGGAAGTAGGTAGATCCACGCTTAAACATAGCTGGAGCCTCTCGATATTGTCCAACCCAAAGCGTATGCACAAGCGCATCGACACCGAGGAAATCAGATGTCAGACGATAAATGTTAAGGTCGGCATTCACCCGCGTAGACGAAATCAAGTAAGCTGTGCCATTGTCGTTATAGACTGTCATATCACGCGAATCGTAGTCGAGAGGACGGAAACTGCCGTGATAAGTATAAGGTCCTTCGATATTGCTTGAGGAGGCGACGGCAACGCGGGCTTCCCCATAGTCAACTCCATTTTCTTTATGCATCCAAAGTACGTACTTGCTCGTCGACGCATTATAAATGATTTTTGGACGTTCGATATTCGCTGTCGCGAGTTCGCCGCCCATAGCCTTAGTTATGATGTTGGCGCGCAGCTCCCAATTTTTTAAATCCGAAGATCGATATAGTGCTACCAGGTTTGTGCCGTCACGATTTTCACCAACCCAATAATAGTAGCTTCCGACCTTGATCATGCCGCCACCGTGAGCCTGAATCGGGTTACTGCTTGTATCCTTGAACTGGAATCCATTGTTACTGATCGTTACCGATGCTGCACTGGCTGGAACCGCCACGATGTTTAAACAAAGACCGAGAACAACCATTAACGTAAACACTAGCTTCGTTTTCTTCTTCATTTCTTAAACCTCCCATCATAATGGTGTTTTCTTGCGGCAAGCGTAGAGACACTGCCTAAAAAATAAAGCGCTTTCACCTCCTTGCAAAATCAGATTAAAGACTAGCCCTTCGATACAATTGTAACTGAAGACTATTCTTTAATTAGCCAATTATTTTTTCTATTGTAAAAATATTTTGACTTTTTCGATGATAGAAACATCTAAATAGGGCCGCTCATTCGTTCGTGGCGGCCCCGTTATGCGGCCTTAGAGAAGCATTCCTCCGGAAGCCTCAATCCGTTGCCCATTTATCCAGCCCATTTCAGACAGACATAAAGAAGCGACAATTCCTCCAATATCATCGGGTTCTCCTGCTCTGCCTAACACTGTCAGTGAACTGATATAATCTTTCATTCCTTGATTGTGTTTCAAAGCCCCCCCGCCGAAATCCGTAGCGATCGCTCCTGGGGCTACCGTATTGACCCGAATCCCTCTAGGTCCCAATTCCTTAGCCATATACTTCGTCAGAATTTCCACCGCCCCTTTCATTGCCGCATATGCACCGAAGCCTTCAATCGAAAACCTGGTCAATCCCGTTGAAACGTTGACAATCGCTCCACCATCGGCGAGAAGAGGAATTAATTTCTGGGTCAAAAAGAAAACGCCTTTAAAATGCACATTCATCAAACTGTCAAACTGTTCTTCGTTTGTGCTTGCAATCGGTGCATGCAAACCGAAGCCTGCATTGTTAACAAGAAAATCGAAATCATTTCGATCCCATTTTACCATTAACACTTCCGATATCTGTGACACAAAAGCATCGAATGAGGAAACAAGGCCGGCGTCAAGCTGCAAAGCATGAGCTATGCCGCCATTGCTTTCTATTGCCTTAACAACCGAATCCGCTTCGTCTTTTTGCGTGTGATAAGTGAGAATCACGTCAATTCCTTTTTCCGATAAAGCCAGAGCTGAATTTCTTCCAAGGCCGCGACTTCCGCCCGTTACCAATGCGATTTTTTTGGTGGTTTGCATCCTATAACTCTCCTTGTAAAACGGATTAACCGCTTGAAATTGAAAATTCAGAGGTTTAAAGTGAGATTAGCACTTCGAGATAACTCTAAGTCAATAGAAAGAGGTAAAACGATGAATTATACCATTAGTGATGTTGCCAGAATTTTCAATCTTTCGGTGCATACCTTGCGTTTTTATGATAAAGAAGGGCTTTTCCCATTTATTTCACGAAACAAATCCGGGAACAGGGTGTTCACTGCCTGGGATCTGGATTGGATCGCGTTGATTTGCTGCCTGAAAAATACCGGCATGCAAATCAAAGATATTAAGCAATATTGTGATTGGGCCAAGGAAGGCAGTATAACAGGAGAAATCCGAAAAGAATTGTTCAATAAGCATCGAACAACCGTATTAAAACAAATCGAGGATTTAAACAAAAATCTGGAACTCATTGATACGAAAATTGCTTTTTACGAAAATCCCGAGAATGACCAATTGATGGACCAGCTTGCCCGGAAAGTTGCAGGAGATAATATGTATCCTTTGACGCCGCAACCCCGATATCCTGATCACATATCTTAGAATGTCTTTGGACAAAAAAGCTGACTTCGGAGTGTCAACCGAAGTCAGCTTCTTTACTTATAAACTCGTGATACCACTTTCTAAGCTGATTAATTTGGGCCTGATGATAGCGGCTATGGTCAGCCATGTGCCATAGTCCCCAGCGTATGGTTGCTTGCTTTTCATTTTCATGTCCAAAGGTGACGACTTTATCCAGATCGGCATCTGTTAATTGTGTACATGCGTCCTTCAACATTTTTACTACACCTTCATATTCCGACATAAGTGTGTTCAAAGACTTCCCTTTGACCATCGGAAGCCTATTATTTGCATCTATCATGGGTCCATATTGCTCTATTAAAGAATGAGGAAGCGGTTGTCCTTTGATTCTATATACCCAATTAAGATCAACATACATGATATGTTTTATTAACTGAGCGGTGCTATTAAAGCTGTTGTTTGGACCCTTGTAATCTACTTCTTCCTGCGACATGCCATCAGTGATTAATTGCAGTCGTTGGCTGTTCTCTTCCACGGCGGAATATAATATTCCCACAATAGGTGACATATCTGCCTCACCCCGCAAATCATAAAGCATCCTAGCTCATCCTCCCTCGCTATATTATTGTTCACATTTAATATTAGTTTACATGATGTTTAATCCAATGATAATACTTCCCCCAATTAATAGCATACGCTGACTTGTCCCTCTGCCAGATCATAGTACGATTTGAGCCCGATTTGCACAGGAAAAAATTTACCTGTATACGAACGCGCATTCTCGTCATATAATAATCACGAACTAACGTTCGTATTGAAGGGGTGAACAGAATGGAGCGGACGATTTTTCTCGTTGACGGTCAATCGTTTTACGCTTCTGTTGAAAAAGCGGGGCGGCCGGACCTGCGCGATAAGCCGATAGCCGTCGGCGACCCGGAAAGAAAGGGCGGTATCATTCTTGCCGCCTGTCCAATCGCGAAGGCTAACGGTGTTACTACGGCCTCACGTGTAGGGGAGGCGCTCGATAAGTGTCCGGATCTTATCGTCGTGCGTCCGCGCATGCAAACGTATATAAGCATTTCGCTGTTTATCTCTGAAATCTTCGCGTCATTTACTGACCAGGTCGAGCCATATTCGATCGATGAGCAGTTTCTCGATGTAACCGGCTCCGTTAAATACTTCGGTTCACCTCGCGAAATCGCGCGACAGATACAAGAGCGTGTATTAATCTCGACAGGCGTATGGTCGCGCGTTGGGATTGGACCGACGAAGATATTAGCGAAAATGGCGACGGACAACTTCGCCAAAAAGCGGCCCGACGGCATTTTCGAGCTTAATCAGGACAATATCGAGGCGGTGCTTTGGCCGCTGCCCGTACACCAAATGTTTATGGTCGCCAGCCGGATGACCAATCATTTTTTGCGGATGGGCCTCAGCACAATCGGAGACATCGCGCGGCTTGATTTCGGTGATTTCAAAGCGAAGATGCGGCGGCGGATGGGGCGTCAGAGCGATATACAAGCGGGCTACTACTGGCAGACTGCACGCGGTATCGATCCTTCGCCTGTCGTAACCGGTATTCGGTCTCAGATAAAAAATATCAGTCATGGAAAAACGTTGCGATGGCGGTTATATACAAAGCTTAAGGATATTGAAGTCGTGTTATTAGAACTCGTCGTTGAAGTTTGTCAGCGTGCGCGCGGCTACGGTTATCAAGGCCGAGTCGTATCGGTTGGCGCTGGGGAAACGGACGGGGAACGGTCGGCGGGATTCAGCCGACAAATGACGCTGCATCAACCGACATCCTTAACGCACGAAGTCGCGGCGGCCGCGCTTAAACTCTTCACGAAGCATTGGAGCGGAATGCCGATCAGCCATCTTAGCGTCACCTTGTCTCAGCTATCGGAGGATAACGTCATTCAGTTGACTCTATTCGAAGACCGGTCCCGCGTGTATCGCAAAGAAAGCGCGATAGACGAGATTAAACGAAGGTTCGGAACCAATGCTGTTATGCGAGCTTCATCCTTGCTGGAGGCGGGAGTAGCGCGAGAGAGAGCGGAGCAAATTGGAGGCCACTTTAAATGAGCAAATTGGACGGGAATGAACGCTGGAAGACGAAAATGCTGCTGACGGAGCATGCGGAACAGTACAATTCGAAGCCTGATACTGCTCGGAAAGTTATGACGACTGAGGAACGTATTATGGTACGTGACTATATCCTTCTGCCGCATATGGAGAAGATGATTCAACGCAGCATCTCCGACGTTGAAAATTCGAACAACATTTTAAAACGTCTTTATTTCGCTGCCGGGAGCAAAGTATTGTTGATGATTTCGGAGGATTTTTATAAGCTGCGCGGCGAGCTGAGGAAAAGAAATATCCGAGTGGTGGCCGATGAACAGGAGGAGATGGTTGTTTATCATCGCTGCTTCTGCCGCGGTTACGAGGAGAAATTCGGGATGACCCGGGATGTTATGCGCTCGGAAATCAGCGTCCAGCTGACGAAGTATATCGCGGAGCTGCTTGCGCGGTTGAAGGCAAAGGAGATGAAGTGACCCGTGACAATTATTTCGAATTCCCTCCACTCCGCAATTTCACCATAAACATGGTACTTAACTGAACAAAAATTGGGAGCAAGTTATTTTATGAGCGCGCGCTTGTAATGCGTTATCCTACCCGTTAACGAACGAAGGCTGCCGACAATTTCAGCGGCAGCTTCGTATTATATAAGCTCTTGTCTTCCGACCGTTTCGGAAACAGAACCATTTCTCTATACATATTCGATCATCCCTTTTTCCTTTAGCATATCGACGATCTCCTTGACAGACTGTGCTTTATATTTGGGACAGATCAATAATGCATCCCCTGTGTCCGCGATGATTAAACCGTCTATGCCTATTGTTGTAATCAGTCTGCCGTTTCCATATATGATCGAATTTCGCGTATCGATGCCCATGTAATTCGCTTTTACAATATTACCTGACTCATCCGGAGGGAAAATCGCTCCAAGAGCATCCCAGCTGCCGATATCATTCCAGCCAAAATTACCAGGCAGGACAACGACTTCATCGCAGCGTTCAAGTATCCCGTAGTCAATAGAAATATATTGCAGCATCGGATAAATCTTATTTATCATATCCTCTTCCGATTCGGTTCCCAGGTGATCTCTGAGCGGAAGCATCGTTTTATAAAGTCTGGGCAGATAACGTTTGAAGTTTTCGATGATGACAGACGTTTTCCAAATAAATATACCGCTGTTCCACAAATAATGTCCGGAGGATAAATAAGCTTGCGCTTTTTGAAAATTTGGTTTTTCTACAAACTCATCTACTTCATAGATGGGACAAGGACTTGTCGTATATGGCACATTATCATAGGAAATATATCCATAGCCTGTAGAAGGAAACGTCGGTTTGATTCCGATGGTTACGATCTTGTCTGTATCCATTGCCGCCGTACAGGCTTCGTTCAGCGTTTGCCGGAATTGGTTCTCATCGGTAATGTAATGATCGGATGGCAGTACAACCATCAAGGAATCGCCGTGTAATTTTTCAATAAAGAAGGCCGCAAAAAGAATGCTTGCAGCGGTGTTTCGAGCTACGGGTTCGATCAATATGTTACCTTTCAAGACACTTCTGTGCATGATACTCTCAAGCAATGCGGCTTGCGACCGATTCGTAACGATTACCGTATTTTCTTGAGGGATGATCCCTTTGAACCTCTCGATGGTATCATTTAACATAATATCGTTACCGCTAATATTAAGAAGCTGCTTCGGTGTTTCCTCTCTGGATAGCGGCCAGAACCGAGTACCGCCCCCGCCTGCAAGTATAGTTGCGAATTTATTCATGATGCATGACCAGTCGGGCAATAGAGTAAGAAATTATACTCTCCGAGCCTTGGTTCAGGTTCAAGCCTGTCGAATGAATGCCATCATAGCAGCCGCCGGTTTGCGGATCTATCAAAGAGAGATTCAACGAATTATGGCCTAAATACCATTCGTAACACAGAGCTGCCCGTTTCAGATAGGTGGGATCTTCGAGTACGGTATAAGCCTCCTTACAGGCCAGCAGCATTTCGCATGCTTCTATGGGCTGCTCATCATAAAGCGCGGCGTCGCCACCGCGAAGCTGCCAGCCATGACTGCCGATAGGCTTGAAATAACCTTCCGGGGAAAAGGTCTTCGATATCAGAAAATCAAGGCTTTCCTTTGCGGCCTTCTTCAGTTCGTCTCTGCCTGAAATACGGGCGGCTTTGAATAACGCCCAAGGAAGCATTGCATTGCCGTAGGTCAAGCTGTCCTCAAACCAATTCCAGCCGCCGCTTTTATTCCGAATATATTGGTTTTGCAAACGTGAAGCCATATGATCTATTAAGCTCGAGATGGTGTTCCGCGGCAGAAATTCCGCCGATTCCTTACTGCTTTCAATATGTGGATACGGAAACGAGTAGGCTAACGCATGTGGGGTTTCCAGCAGGAAGCTCAGCCCTACAATTGCATAGGCTTGTGCTCGCGGAGAGCCCAGCGCTTGTACCTGCGGAATTGCCTGATTAATCATGTAGCGGCAGGTGTTTTGTAAGTTGTCCGGTACGATAGAATGAGAGAGCGTAAAGCCGAGTGCCCAAAGGGTGCGTCCTTGACAATCTTCGGAGCCTCTATCTTCTAAAAAAAGACGGTTATAATCCATGAAATTTCTAAAGCTTCCATCCGGATTCTGAGAGTGATAGATGAACGAAGTGTAAGTTTGTATAAGGCCCAGCGCTTGTGAATTTCTACCGGTGCTGTACATTAGCACAGCGGCAATTAATGCCCGTGCATTATCGTCTGTCGTATATCCTCTCGTACGATCGGGAACACCGAATTTAGTATGCTGAAAGATTCCTGTATCATCTGTAAGCCTGTGCATATAATCGGTCTGTAAGTGAGCAATGGTTTGCACCTTCATTAAATCACACTCCTCTTCGATAAATGATCTATGCTTTCATGAAAGACAGCTGCATACCGTTTGGCGATTTCGCCCCACATCATTGTTTGCCCAAGGGCGAGTGTTCGAGCTTCCATTTCCTTGACCAGTGACGGGTTCCCAAGCAGCTTAAGTATGCATGCTTCCAAAGAGGAAGAGTTACGGAAATCCGCAAGCAAGCCTCTGCCGCCTGCGAGCATTTCCTCTGCATAACGGTAAGGAGTCGAAACAATGACTCTTCCATAACCGATACCGTAAGCCAAGGTTCCGCTAACCGCTTGATCCTTTCCCAAATAAGGGGTCATGTAAATGTCGGACATAACAAGGGATTCAATTACTTCTTCCTGAGATAACAGTTTATCGACAAATAGAATGTTATCAGCCAAACCGAATTTTCTTATAAGTTCCGTCAGCTTCTGTCTATACACTTCACCTGTTTCCCGTTTGACTACGGGATGTGTCTTTCCCCATATGATATATAGTGAGTCCGGGTGCTGTTCTACAACTCCCCGCATTGCCTCTATGCCGTATTCAATTCCTTTACCCGGACTTAAAAAACCGAAGGTTGAAAGGATCCTCCGGTCTGCAAATCCATATTCTTCTTTAAGCTTTGTTCTTGACTTCGTTCTAACAAATGGTACGCCATGATGAATGAACGTGATTTTGTTTATATCTATTCCATAAATTGAATTCAGGTCTATTACGGTAGACTGACTCATTGTTACGACTTTAACGCTTAATTCTGCAATCCGGTTCATTATATGGCGCTGTTTAGGGCTGGGCTTTGTTAATACGGTGTGAAAGATGACAACATACGGGATTTTCAATCTCTCGACAAAGGGAATAAGAAATTCGCCGCTTTCACCACCATAAATCCCGAATTCATGCTGGATAACGAGGAGGTTAACGCTTGAGAGATTCAGATGATCGGCAGCATCCAAATAATCCGACAACCTCTGTTGATCGATTTGCATCACAACTTGCTCCTGATAGTTGTACGACTCCTTGTTGTTTACCGCAATAATGCGAGGTATGTTAAAGCCTTGTTTCTGAGCGAATTGATCCAATAAGTCTTGTGTGAATGTGGCAATGCCACATTCTCTTGGCAGGCTGGTTCCTAAAAAGACGATATTCCGATTACTGCTGGTATTCTTCAAGTTAGTACCTCCCATTAACGTTTCATATTATTTGGGAATAAAAAAAGAAAATAAAGAGACCTTTATTTTCTGAAATAAATCAACCGCTGTTCAATTTTCTAAAAAATATTCTATATCTTTCCATGATCACAGTTTACCATGACCATTTTTTCTTGTCAAATTATTGACTCTCCACATTGATCGATATATATTGTTGTAGGAGGTGCTGGAAATGTCAGCCATACGAAGCAACTTGAAAGAGGTCATGGAAAACCATGATCCTGGTTTATCAATCCGTAAACTTGCCAAAGATGTTAATTATCACTTTGATTCCATTCGAAGAATGTATAAGGATGAGATGGTTCAGTATCCGCGAGATCTGCTTCTTAAGCTCTGTATATATTTTAAGGTACAGCCTGGGCAGCTCATTGTAATCGATGAGATTGAACGAAGTGAATGTACCACATATGAATCGAATGAGCATCAGGGGGACAAGAATGATAGTTGAAGGAACAGAGGCTGAGACTTGCGAACAACTGCTGGTTAAATTTCGTGCTGCTCCTCGAGCAGCTAAAGTGGAAAAGTTAATGTTCTCGGGTGTCGGCAAACGTGATGTTTATAATATAACTGCGCCTTTCAACTATGATGGGGAAGAAGTTATCGTGGGAAGGGTTGAGGAACGCGACAGTGAGTTTTCGCAAGTGTTCTTCTTTACGCAAACAGACGAAGTTTGGAATCCGAGAGTGCATACACACACCTATAATTTGCAGGATCCTTTCATAACCATGATTAAGGGAGAGCTGATTTTTGGTGGTGTTGAAGTCATCACTGCAGCCGATAATTCCAATAAAATCGTTTCTTGGGTTACTCAATTTTACCGGGGGCTCAGTATCGATTCTCTATGTCACTTCTCCTCCGGTCCCGGCACAATGAAGGATATTCGATTAATTGAACTAGCCGACGGCAGAATCGGTGTTTTTACCAGACCGCAAGGAATTAGGGGCGGAAGAGGGCAAATTGGATTTACAATTATCCGTTCTTTGGAGGAGCTTGATGAACAAACCTTTATCGATGCGGATATAATTCAAGACCAATTTGTCGCTGAAGAATGGGGAGGCGCGAACGAGGCGCATTTATTGAAAAATGGTCTTGTTGGTGTCCTGGGACATATCGCTTGTTTCGATAACCAAAAGAATAAGCATTACTACTCTATGGTTTTTTCAATAAATCCCGAGACATGTGAGAAAACGCCCATTAAAATCATAGCGGCGAGAAGCGATTTTCCGGAAGGACCCGAGAAACGGCCTGACCTTGAAGATGTAATATTCAGCGGCGGGCTTATACGGTTAAATAATGGCCGGGCAATGCTTTCAGTAGGGGTTAGTGACGCCGAAGCTTATCGAATTGAGATTCCGGATCCTTTTATAGAGTATGAATAGTGTTAAAATCCTGAAAAAAGTCTATCTGGCTGATAGAATAAAAAATTTAATGTTCTTGCTCTCAATTTGACAAGATCTTATGGTCGTGGTATGATCTTAATTGACAAGAAATTATGGTCAAAAGAGAGCAGGAATCAAAATTATGAGTAAAACCATTCAATTAAGCGAACGAGCCGGCACATCAAAGTCCATTATGAAGCAAGGAAGAAAGTTGGGACGAATTCCGGCTGTGTTATATGGGATAGGAAAAACAACGGTTTCAGTCGAAGTGAATGAGAAAGAAGTACTGGAAGTGCTTAGAAAAAATCCGCGAGCCATTCTGCAGGCTGCGATACCGGGTTCGGGTGTTCTTCCGGTACTAATTCAAAACGTGCAACGGGAAACGTTGACCGGCAAGCTGGTTCATATTGACTTTCACCATGTGAACATGAACGAAAGCATGAACAGCATGGTCAAGATTCATTTTTACGGTGAACCAACCGGTGTGAAAGCAGGCGGAGTCCTTCAGGTGGAGATGTATGAAGTCGAGGTTCAATGCATGCCAGATCATCTGCCCTCTTCCATGGAAGTCGATGTGAGCGGACTTGCAATCGGCGATCAACTACTCGTTTCCGATCTGGTCTTCCGGGACGGAATCGAAGTACTGTCTGACCCGAATTCGGTCATGATCCAGATCAAGACCGTTCATGAGGAAGCGCTGGAAT
This is a stretch of genomic DNA from Paenibacillus sp. sptzw28. It encodes these proteins:
- a CDS encoding DUF1861 family protein; amino-acid sequence: MIVEGTEAETCEQLLVKFRAAPRAAKVEKLMFSGVGKRDVYNITAPFNYDGEEVIVGRVEERDSEFSQVFFFTQTDEVWNPRVHTHTYNLQDPFITMIKGELIFGGVEVITAADNSNKIVSWVTQFYRGLSIDSLCHFSSGPGTMKDIRLIELADGRIGVFTRPQGIRGGRGQIGFTIIRSLEELDEQTFIDADIIQDQFVAEEWGGANEAHLLKNGLVGVLGHIACFDNQKNKHYYSMVFSINPETCEKTPIKIIAARSDFPEGPEKRPDLEDVIFSGGLIRLNNGRAMLSVGVSDAEAYRIEIPDPFIEYE
- a CDS encoding 50S ribosomal protein L25, which gives rise to MSKTIQLSERAGTSKSIMKQGRKLGRIPAVLYGIGKTTVSVEVNEKEVLEVLRKNPRAILQAAIPGSGVLPVLIQNVQRETLTGKLVHIDFHHVNMNESMNSMVKIHFYGEPTGVKAGGVLQVEMYEVEVQCMPDHLPSSMEVDVSGLAIGDQLLVSDLVFRDGIEVLSDPNSVMIQIKTVHEEALESSETA